A genomic region of Pyrus communis chromosome 14, drPyrComm1.1, whole genome shotgun sequence contains the following coding sequences:
- the LOC137715273 gene encoding homocysteine S-methyltransferase 2-like translates to MGSRGSAETSSLMRDLLRQAGGVAVVDGGLSTELERHGADLNDPLWSAKCLLTSPHLIRKVHLDYLEAGADIIITASYQATIQGFKAKGFSTEESESLLRKSVEIAQEARDIYYDRCTQCSSADSGNGRILKRRPILVAASVGSYGAYLADGSEYSGNYGEAMTLGRLKDFHRRRVQILAESGPDLLAFETVPNKLEAQAYAELLEEENMQLPAWFSFNSKDGINVVSGDSLLECATVAESCKKVVAVGINCTPPRYIHGLLTLITQVATKPIIVYPNSGESYDPDRKMWVQNTGVSDEDFVSYVNKWCEAGASLVGGCCRTTPNTIRAIYRTLPNRSTSPPEQ, encoded by the exons CGGTGGTCGACGGTGGACTTTCCACCGAGCTCGAACGCCACGGCGCTGACCTCAACGATCCTCTCTGGAGCGCCAAATGCCTCCTCACTTCCCCTCACCTCATTCGCAAG GTACACCTTGATTACCTTGAAGCTGGTGCAGATATCATAATCACAGCATCGTATCAG GCCACCATTCAAGGTTTCAAGGCCAAAGGCTTTTCTACAGAAGAGAGTGAATCTTTGCTTAGGAAAAGTGTTGAAATTGCCCAAGAGGCACGAGATATCTATTACGACAGATGTACTCAATGCTCTTCTGCTGACAGTGGAAATGGTAGAATTCTCAAGCGTCGGCCAATCTTAGTTGCGGCATCTGTGGGGAGCTATGGCGCTTATTTGGCTGATGGGTCCGAGTACAG TGGAAATTATGGTGAGGCTATGACGCTAGGAAGATTAAAAGATTTTCATCGGAGAAGGGTCCAAATCCTAGCAGAATCAGGTCCTGACCTACTTGCATTTGAAACAGTTCCAAATAAGCTGGAAGCTCAG GCTTATGCTGAGCttttggaagaagaaaacaTGCAACTTCCTGCATGGTTTTCTTTCAACTCTAAAGACGGCATCAATGTTGTTAGTGGTGATTCTCTCCTTGAATGCGCCACAGTTGCTGAATCATGCAAGAAAGTTGTTGCAGTTGGAATCAACTGCACTCCCCCTAGATATATCCATGGACTGTTAACATTAATTACACAG GTGGCTACAAAACCAATTATTGTGTACCCAAATAGTGGTGAAAGCTATGATCCAGATAGAAAGATGTGGGTG CAAAACACTGGGGTTTCAGATGAAGATTTTGTCTCGTATGTAAACAAATGGTGTGAAGCAGGGGCTTCCCTTGTTGGAGGCTGTTGCAGAACAACTCCAAATACTATCAGAGCAATATACAGGACTCTTCCCAATAGGTCAACATCTCCACCTGAGCAGTAA